A genomic segment from Neodiprion lecontei isolate iyNeoLeco1 chromosome 1, iyNeoLeco1.1, whole genome shotgun sequence encodes:
- the LOC107223309 gene encoding SAGA-associated factor 29 isoform X2, translating into MSSPSKMPFTADAAAHQIQERLKNIYNLIFEIEEERNRSEHNLNNITKAHDKITPDDKVSPYYQQKLKSLYSAAVSDAQQEEELIRKALAKINEIRAIRNERRIQARNAGNKETIRRGALMKMLLSSAQTLPLYVGKSPGAKPPPLCGAIPAEVTYIAKMGDMVAALVKGSEEEENWILAEVVQFNPTTSKYEVDDIDEEQKDRHVLSKRRVVPLPLMRANPETDAHALFPKGSIVMALYPQTTCFYKAVVNQLPTTATEEYEVLFEDATYADGYSPPLNVAQRYVISIKESKKNKSQS; encoded by the exons AT GAGCTCTCCTTCGAAGATGCCGTTCACAGCTGATGCAGCGGCACATCAAATACAG GAACGGCTCAAGAACATATACAATTTAATATTTGAGATAGAAGAAGAACGCAATCGATCTGAacataatttaaataatatcaCCAAGGCTCATGACAAAATAACACCAGATGATAAAGTCTCTCCTTACTATCAACAGAAATTAAAAAGTTTATATAGCGCTGCTGTCTCTGATGCTCAACAAGAAGAGGAGCTGATACGAAAAGCGCTGgcaaaaattaacgaaattaGGGCAATTCGAAATGAGCGTAGAATTCAA GCGCGTAACGCAGGAAACAAGGAAACGATACGACGAGGTGCATTGATGAAAATGTTGTTGAGCTCTGCACAAACTCTACCACTATATGTGGGTAAGTCACCTGGAGCAAAACCACCGCCACTATGTGGCGCAATTCCAGCTGAAGTTACGTACATAGCAAAG ATGGGAGATATGGTTGCCGCGCTGGTAAAAGGATCCGAAGAGGAGGAGAATTGGATTCTTGCTGAAGTCGTTCAATTTAATCCAACGACGAGTAAATATGAAGTTGATGACATAGATGAGGAACAAAAAGATAGGCATGTTCTTTCAAAGCGTCGTGTTGTCCCTTTGCCTCTGATGCGAGCAAACCCGGAGACCGACGCCCATGCATTATTTCCCAAAGGATCTATAG TTATGGCGCTCTATCCCCAAACGACATGCTTCTACAAGGCTGTTGTTAATCAGCTACCGACTACCGCAACTGAAGAGTACGAAGTACTATTCGAAGATGCAACATATGCGGACGGATACTCCCCACCTTTAAATGTTGCGCAACGTTACGTGATATCCATAAAGGagagtaagaaaaataaaagtcagTCTTGA
- the LOC107223308 gene encoding polyadenylate-binding protein 2-B isoform X1: protein MSETDLLASDQIDGLDGLENGQDGDTLMRGDGDHNNSETNVDDPELEAIKARVREMEEEAEKLKQLQSEVDKQMNMGSPPGITSPLNMSLEEKMEVDNRSIYVGNVDYGATAEELEQHFHGCGSINRVTILCNKFDGHPKGFAYIEFGDRDSVQTAMAMDESLFRGRQIKVMPKRTNRPGMSITNRGPRGARGFRGAARISRGSAYFGCRYARRPRSYRRGYYMPY from the exons ATGTCTGAAACAGATCTGTTAGCCAGCGATCAAATTGACGGCCTAGATGGCTTAGAAAATGGTCAGGATGGCGATACTTTAATGCGTGGTGACGGAGATCACAACAACAGCGAGACAAACGTTGATGACCCT GAATTGGAGGCAATAAAGGCACGTGTCAGAGAAATGGAGGAAGAagcagaaaaattaaaacaattgCAATCTGAGGTTGATAAGCAAATGAACATGGGCAGCCCTCCTGGCATCA CTAGCCCATTGAACATGTCTTTGGAAGAGAAAATGGAAGTGGACAATAGATCGATTTATGTCGGAAAT gTTGATTACGGAGCAACAGCTGAGGAATTGGAGCAGCATTTCCACGGGTGCGGCAGTATCAACAGAGTGACAATTTTGTGCAATAAGTTTGATGGTCATCCCAAAGGTTTTGCTTACATTGAATTTGGGGATCGTGATTCAGTGCAAACCGCGATGGCTATGGATGAGTCTTTGTTCCGAGGTCGTCAAATCAAAGTGATGCCCAAGAGAACTAACAGACCAGGCATGTCAATCACCAACAG AGGGCCTAGAGGAGCACGTGGATTCAGAGGAGCTGCTCGAATCAGCCGTGGTAGCGCCTATTTTGGCTGCCGATATGCAAGGAGACCCAG AAGTTACAGGCGTGGCTACTATATGCCCTACTGA
- the LOC107223320 gene encoding lachesin-like isoform X3, with protein MASRKLAAVLGAILHLSLCQNSPEVKPEFLAPLENHTVTQGRDVSFTCVVNHLQSYKVAWIKSDSRAILAIHTHMVAHNPRISVTHNGHNTWKLHVANVQKNDSGTYMCQVNTDPMRSQNGYMEVVIPPDIKDDASADGLVAKEGGNIRLRCQATGTPMPNVTWRREDGRNIILRHDNQKEALKYHDGEILELTGVLRQEMGSYLCIASNGVPPSVSKRYSIDVNFQPLIKVHTQLVAAPLQSDVLLQCSVEASPRAMNTWYKDTGEKLLPNEKYKMEEASVNDYSWQMNLTIRSLEQRDLGSYVCSAANALGNAEGVVRLQELNLPKTTPVSLTRNTDPRPRKKPPRTKKKNGKMYAGRAEGDDGFAGNDDDLATTQRMGGSGSTQDGHRTEEPLTVPSLSPPWVILNTASRKRFFGLQKATLLLFLFFVTAVYK; from the exons ATGGCATCGAGGAAACTCGCTGCTGTTCTTGGAGCGATTCTGCATCTTTCCCTGT GCCAAAATTCGCCGGAAGTGAAACCAGAGTTTCTGGCCCCGTTGGAGAACCACACGGTAACACAAGGCCGGGACGTATCGTTCACCTGTGTCGTGAATCACCTTCAATCTTACAAG GTCGCCTGGATCAAGTCGGACTCGAGAGCCATCCTGGCAATCCACACGCATATGGTCGCCCATAATCCACGAATATCTGTTACGCACAACGGTCATAACACTTGGAAGCTTCATGTGGCGAATGTTCAGAAAAACGACTCGGGGACGTACATGTGCCAGGTGAACACGGACCCGATGCGAAGCCAG AACGGTTACATGGAGGTAGTAATCCCACCCGACATTAAGGACGACGCCTCTGCCGACGGCCTTGTCGCCAAGGAAGGCGGGAATATTAGACTGCGATGTCAGGCGACCGGAACTCCGATGCCCAACGTTACGTGGCGCCGAGAGGACGGCCGGAACATAATCCTGCGACACGACAATCAGAAGGAAG CACTCAAGTACCACGACGGCGAAATACTCGAGTTAACCGGCGTTCTCCGACAAGAAATGGGATCCTATCTCTGCATCGCCAGCAACGGCGTTCCTCCGAGTGTCAGCAAGCGATATTCCATCGATGTGAATT TCCAACCGCTAATCAAGGTCCACACTCAGCTCGTGGCTGCGCCTCTTCAGAGCGACGTGTTGCTTCAATGTTCCGTCGAAGCCTCGCCCCGAGCCATGAACACATGGTACAAAGACACAG GTGAGAAATTGCTACCCAACGAGAAATACAAGATGGAGGAAGCGTCGGTGAACGACTACTCGTGGCAGATGAATCTGACGATTCGTTCTCTGGAACAAAGGGACCTTGGTAGCTACGTTTGTTCGGCGGCGAACGCGCTTGGAAATGCCGAGGGGGTGGTAAGGCTGCAGG AATTAAATTTGCCGAAAACGACGCCGGTGAGTTTGACGAGGAACACGGATCCTCGACCGCGAAAAAAACCGCCAAGgaccaagaaaaaaaatggaaaaatgtaCGCCGGCCGGGCCGAGGGCGATGATGGATTCGCGGGTAACGACGACGACCTCGCGACGACCCAGAGGATGGGCGGAAGCGGAAGCACGCAGGACGGTCATCGCACCGAGGAACCTCTGACGGTGCCTTCCCTCTCGCCACCCTGGGTGATCCTGAACACGGCGAGCAGGAAGCGGTTCTTTGGCCTGCAGAAGGCGACGCTGCTGCTTTTCCTGTTTTTCGTTACAGCGGTGTACAAGTGA
- the LOC107223309 gene encoding SAGA-associated factor 29 isoform X1, which produces MLRSSPSKMPFTADAAAHQIQERLKNIYNLIFEIEEERNRSEHNLNNITKAHDKITPDDKVSPYYQQKLKSLYSAAVSDAQQEEELIRKALAKINEIRAIRNERRIQARNAGNKETIRRGALMKMLLSSAQTLPLYVGKSPGAKPPPLCGAIPAEVTYIAKMGDMVAALVKGSEEEENWILAEVVQFNPTTSKYEVDDIDEEQKDRHVLSKRRVVPLPLMRANPETDAHALFPKGSIVMALYPQTTCFYKAVVNQLPTTATEEYEVLFEDATYADGYSPPLNVAQRYVISIKESKKNKSQS; this is translated from the exons ATGCTAAG GAGCTCTCCTTCGAAGATGCCGTTCACAGCTGATGCAGCGGCACATCAAATACAG GAACGGCTCAAGAACATATACAATTTAATATTTGAGATAGAAGAAGAACGCAATCGATCTGAacataatttaaataatatcaCCAAGGCTCATGACAAAATAACACCAGATGATAAAGTCTCTCCTTACTATCAACAGAAATTAAAAAGTTTATATAGCGCTGCTGTCTCTGATGCTCAACAAGAAGAGGAGCTGATACGAAAAGCGCTGgcaaaaattaacgaaattaGGGCAATTCGAAATGAGCGTAGAATTCAA GCGCGTAACGCAGGAAACAAGGAAACGATACGACGAGGTGCATTGATGAAAATGTTGTTGAGCTCTGCACAAACTCTACCACTATATGTGGGTAAGTCACCTGGAGCAAAACCACCGCCACTATGTGGCGCAATTCCAGCTGAAGTTACGTACATAGCAAAG ATGGGAGATATGGTTGCCGCGCTGGTAAAAGGATCCGAAGAGGAGGAGAATTGGATTCTTGCTGAAGTCGTTCAATTTAATCCAACGACGAGTAAATATGAAGTTGATGACATAGATGAGGAACAAAAAGATAGGCATGTTCTTTCAAAGCGTCGTGTTGTCCCTTTGCCTCTGATGCGAGCAAACCCGGAGACCGACGCCCATGCATTATTTCCCAAAGGATCTATAG TTATGGCGCTCTATCCCCAAACGACATGCTTCTACAAGGCTGTTGTTAATCAGCTACCGACTACCGCAACTGAAGAGTACGAAGTACTATTCGAAGATGCAACATATGCGGACGGATACTCCCCACCTTTAAATGTTGCGCAACGTTACGTGATATCCATAAAGGagagtaagaaaaataaaagtcagTCTTGA
- the LOC107223309 gene encoding SAGA-associated factor 29 isoform X3, whose protein sequence is MLRSSPSKMPFTADAAAHQIQARNAGNKETIRRGALMKMLLSSAQTLPLYVGKSPGAKPPPLCGAIPAEVTYIAKMGDMVAALVKGSEEEENWILAEVVQFNPTTSKYEVDDIDEEQKDRHVLSKRRVVPLPLMRANPETDAHALFPKGSIVMALYPQTTCFYKAVVNQLPTTATEEYEVLFEDATYADGYSPPLNVAQRYVISIKESKKNKSQS, encoded by the exons ATGCTAAG GAGCTCTCCTTCGAAGATGCCGTTCACAGCTGATGCAGCGGCACATCAAATACAG GCGCGTAACGCAGGAAACAAGGAAACGATACGACGAGGTGCATTGATGAAAATGTTGTTGAGCTCTGCACAAACTCTACCACTATATGTGGGTAAGTCACCTGGAGCAAAACCACCGCCACTATGTGGCGCAATTCCAGCTGAAGTTACGTACATAGCAAAG ATGGGAGATATGGTTGCCGCGCTGGTAAAAGGATCCGAAGAGGAGGAGAATTGGATTCTTGCTGAAGTCGTTCAATTTAATCCAACGACGAGTAAATATGAAGTTGATGACATAGATGAGGAACAAAAAGATAGGCATGTTCTTTCAAAGCGTCGTGTTGTCCCTTTGCCTCTGATGCGAGCAAACCCGGAGACCGACGCCCATGCATTATTTCCCAAAGGATCTATAG TTATGGCGCTCTATCCCCAAACGACATGCTTCTACAAGGCTGTTGTTAATCAGCTACCGACTACCGCAACTGAAGAGTACGAAGTACTATTCGAAGATGCAACATATGCGGACGGATACTCCCCACCTTTAAATGTTGCGCAACGTTACGTGATATCCATAAAGGagagtaagaaaaataaaagtcagTCTTGA
- the LOC107223308 gene encoding polyadenylate-binding protein 2-B isoform X2 — MSETDLLASDQIDGLDGLENGQDGDTLMRGDGDHNNSETNVDDPELEAIKARVREMEEEAEKLKQLQSEVDKQMNMGSPPGITSPLNMSLEEKMEVDNRSIYVGNVDYGATAEELEQHFHGCGSINRVTILCNKFDGHPKGFAYIEFGDRDSVQTAMAMDESLFRGRQIKVMPKRTNRPGMSITNRGPRGARGFRGAARISRGSAYFGCRYARRPRRGYYMPY; from the exons ATGTCTGAAACAGATCTGTTAGCCAGCGATCAAATTGACGGCCTAGATGGCTTAGAAAATGGTCAGGATGGCGATACTTTAATGCGTGGTGACGGAGATCACAACAACAGCGAGACAAACGTTGATGACCCT GAATTGGAGGCAATAAAGGCACGTGTCAGAGAAATGGAGGAAGAagcagaaaaattaaaacaattgCAATCTGAGGTTGATAAGCAAATGAACATGGGCAGCCCTCCTGGCATCA CTAGCCCATTGAACATGTCTTTGGAAGAGAAAATGGAAGTGGACAATAGATCGATTTATGTCGGAAAT gTTGATTACGGAGCAACAGCTGAGGAATTGGAGCAGCATTTCCACGGGTGCGGCAGTATCAACAGAGTGACAATTTTGTGCAATAAGTTTGATGGTCATCCCAAAGGTTTTGCTTACATTGAATTTGGGGATCGTGATTCAGTGCAAACCGCGATGGCTATGGATGAGTCTTTGTTCCGAGGTCGTCAAATCAAAGTGATGCCCAAGAGAACTAACAGACCAGGCATGTCAATCACCAACAG AGGGCCTAGAGGAGCACGTGGATTCAGAGGAGCTGCTCGAATCAGCCGTGGTAGCGCCTATTTTGGCTGCCGATATGCAAGGAGACCCAG GCGTGGCTACTATATGCCCTACTGA
- the LOC107223320 gene encoding lachesin-like isoform X2 has protein sequence MQIGAHPAGSNRSSSCIRQILALMASRKLAAVLGAILHLSLCQNSPEVKPEFLAPLENHTVTQGRDVSFTCVVNHLQSYKVAWIKSDSRAILAIHTHMVAHNPRISVTHNGHNTWKLHVANVQKNDSGTYMCQVNTDPMRSQNGYMEVVIPPDIKDDASADGLVAKEGGNIRLRCQATGTPMPNVTWRREDGRNIILRHDNQKEALKYHDGEILELTGVLRQEMGSYLCIASNGVPPSVSKRYSIDVNFQPLIKVHTQLVAAPLQSDVLLQCSVEASPRAMNTWYKDTGEKLLPNEKYKMEEASVNDYSWQMNLTIRSLEQRDLGSYVCSAANALGNAEGVVRLQELNLPKTTPVSLTRNTDPRPRKKPPRTKKKNGKMYAGRAEGDDGFAGNDDDLATTQRMGGSGSTQDGHRTEEPLTVPSLSPPWVILNTASRKRFFGLQKATLLLFLFFVTAVYK, from the exons ATTGGTGCACATCCAGCAGGTTCGAATCGCTCGTCGAGCTGCATAAGACAAATTCTCGCTCTCATGGCATCGAGGAAACTCGCTGCTGTTCTTGGAGCGATTCTGCATCTTTCCCTGT GCCAAAATTCGCCGGAAGTGAAACCAGAGTTTCTGGCCCCGTTGGAGAACCACACGGTAACACAAGGCCGGGACGTATCGTTCACCTGTGTCGTGAATCACCTTCAATCTTACAAG GTCGCCTGGATCAAGTCGGACTCGAGAGCCATCCTGGCAATCCACACGCATATGGTCGCCCATAATCCACGAATATCTGTTACGCACAACGGTCATAACACTTGGAAGCTTCATGTGGCGAATGTTCAGAAAAACGACTCGGGGACGTACATGTGCCAGGTGAACACGGACCCGATGCGAAGCCAG AACGGTTACATGGAGGTAGTAATCCCACCCGACATTAAGGACGACGCCTCTGCCGACGGCCTTGTCGCCAAGGAAGGCGGGAATATTAGACTGCGATGTCAGGCGACCGGAACTCCGATGCCCAACGTTACGTGGCGCCGAGAGGACGGCCGGAACATAATCCTGCGACACGACAATCAGAAGGAAG CACTCAAGTACCACGACGGCGAAATACTCGAGTTAACCGGCGTTCTCCGACAAGAAATGGGATCCTATCTCTGCATCGCCAGCAACGGCGTTCCTCCGAGTGTCAGCAAGCGATATTCCATCGATGTGAATT TCCAACCGCTAATCAAGGTCCACACTCAGCTCGTGGCTGCGCCTCTTCAGAGCGACGTGTTGCTTCAATGTTCCGTCGAAGCCTCGCCCCGAGCCATGAACACATGGTACAAAGACACAG GTGAGAAATTGCTACCCAACGAGAAATACAAGATGGAGGAAGCGTCGGTGAACGACTACTCGTGGCAGATGAATCTGACGATTCGTTCTCTGGAACAAAGGGACCTTGGTAGCTACGTTTGTTCGGCGGCGAACGCGCTTGGAAATGCCGAGGGGGTGGTAAGGCTGCAGG AATTAAATTTGCCGAAAACGACGCCGGTGAGTTTGACGAGGAACACGGATCCTCGACCGCGAAAAAAACCGCCAAGgaccaagaaaaaaaatggaaaaatgtaCGCCGGCCGGGCCGAGGGCGATGATGGATTCGCGGGTAACGACGACGACCTCGCGACGACCCAGAGGATGGGCGGAAGCGGAAGCACGCAGGACGGTCATCGCACCGAGGAACCTCTGACGGTGCCTTCCCTCTCGCCACCCTGGGTGATCCTGAACACGGCGAGCAGGAAGCGGTTCTTTGGCCTGCAGAAGGCGACGCTGCTGCTTTTCCTGTTTTTCGTTACAGCGGTGTACAAGTGA
- the LOC107223320 gene encoding lachesin-like isoform X1, with protein sequence MGIGAHPAGSNRSSSCIRQILALMASRKLAAVLGAILHLSLCQNSPEVKPEFLAPLENHTVTQGRDVSFTCVVNHLQSYKVAWIKSDSRAILAIHTHMVAHNPRISVTHNGHNTWKLHVANVQKNDSGTYMCQVNTDPMRSQNGYMEVVIPPDIKDDASADGLVAKEGGNIRLRCQATGTPMPNVTWRREDGRNIILRHDNQKEALKYHDGEILELTGVLRQEMGSYLCIASNGVPPSVSKRYSIDVNFQPLIKVHTQLVAAPLQSDVLLQCSVEASPRAMNTWYKDTGEKLLPNEKYKMEEASVNDYSWQMNLTIRSLEQRDLGSYVCSAANALGNAEGVVRLQELNLPKTTPVSLTRNTDPRPRKKPPRTKKKNGKMYAGRAEGDDGFAGNDDDLATTQRMGGSGSTQDGHRTEEPLTVPSLSPPWVILNTASRKRFFGLQKATLLLFLFFVTAVYK encoded by the exons ATTGGTGCACATCCAGCAGGTTCGAATCGCTCGTCGAGCTGCATAAGACAAATTCTCGCTCTCATGGCATCGAGGAAACTCGCTGCTGTTCTTGGAGCGATTCTGCATCTTTCCCTGT GCCAAAATTCGCCGGAAGTGAAACCAGAGTTTCTGGCCCCGTTGGAGAACCACACGGTAACACAAGGCCGGGACGTATCGTTCACCTGTGTCGTGAATCACCTTCAATCTTACAAG GTCGCCTGGATCAAGTCGGACTCGAGAGCCATCCTGGCAATCCACACGCATATGGTCGCCCATAATCCACGAATATCTGTTACGCACAACGGTCATAACACTTGGAAGCTTCATGTGGCGAATGTTCAGAAAAACGACTCGGGGACGTACATGTGCCAGGTGAACACGGACCCGATGCGAAGCCAG AACGGTTACATGGAGGTAGTAATCCCACCCGACATTAAGGACGACGCCTCTGCCGACGGCCTTGTCGCCAAGGAAGGCGGGAATATTAGACTGCGATGTCAGGCGACCGGAACTCCGATGCCCAACGTTACGTGGCGCCGAGAGGACGGCCGGAACATAATCCTGCGACACGACAATCAGAAGGAAG CACTCAAGTACCACGACGGCGAAATACTCGAGTTAACCGGCGTTCTCCGACAAGAAATGGGATCCTATCTCTGCATCGCCAGCAACGGCGTTCCTCCGAGTGTCAGCAAGCGATATTCCATCGATGTGAATT TCCAACCGCTAATCAAGGTCCACACTCAGCTCGTGGCTGCGCCTCTTCAGAGCGACGTGTTGCTTCAATGTTCCGTCGAAGCCTCGCCCCGAGCCATGAACACATGGTACAAAGACACAG GTGAGAAATTGCTACCCAACGAGAAATACAAGATGGAGGAAGCGTCGGTGAACGACTACTCGTGGCAGATGAATCTGACGATTCGTTCTCTGGAACAAAGGGACCTTGGTAGCTACGTTTGTTCGGCGGCGAACGCGCTTGGAAATGCCGAGGGGGTGGTAAGGCTGCAGG AATTAAATTTGCCGAAAACGACGCCGGTGAGTTTGACGAGGAACACGGATCCTCGACCGCGAAAAAAACCGCCAAGgaccaagaaaaaaaatggaaaaatgtaCGCCGGCCGGGCCGAGGGCGATGATGGATTCGCGGGTAACGACGACGACCTCGCGACGACCCAGAGGATGGGCGGAAGCGGAAGCACGCAGGACGGTCATCGCACCGAGGAACCTCTGACGGTGCCTTCCCTCTCGCCACCCTGGGTGATCCTGAACACGGCGAGCAGGAAGCGGTTCTTTGGCCTGCAGAAGGCGACGCTGCTGCTTTTCCTGTTTTTCGTTACAGCGGTGTACAAGTGA
- the LOC107223312 gene encoding probable ATP-dependent RNA helicase Dbp73D, whose translation MSLFVVNRYQGNDDNAPESTTTEDHYTTLLKKIEERKKRKSATQENEVNKDGVDSSEVSVEKKKRKKQKPSTTQENGAKRKDTTTPEQITTSLQFSATEVNDPVASEQRESLTETTSSTQKATAKKPAYLILGSDSHKKKPVIKRVLPEWLSQPELISADVNSGPSLSDFKSILDSDIIDILKKSGATKLFPVQANIIPWLLECDRHRKMGWWPRDVCISAPTGSGKTLAYVLPIIQLLKHRFVRKVRCLVVLPVQELAAQVYKVVKTYSEHTNLRVTLLSSAATFQQEQKKLVKQDGSGKYISKVDFIVTTPGRLIDHIERTEGFSLSSLRYLVIDEADKATDWLQHLPAPHCGSATLNISNIESKNRPTQKLLFSATLSQDPEKLSRLGLFQPKLFTSVLPEDKDIDLNLDKATGDFVGRYTSPDELVEKAVECETLNKPLALFQLLTGSDEVQRALVFTNSGNTAHRLALLINLLGKKRGLTVAEISARLDHKKRESVLSQFAQGDIQVLISSDALARGMDISGVNLVVSYDLPKHIKGYIHRSGRTGRAGTPGTAVSILTPAQVAAFSKMLTSARKSVPVIEKVDLDSFSESPDYEEHIVKLREMLEEEQVNELNHVKSVKRRHKRIHK comes from the exons ATGAGTCTCTTTGTTGTAAACAG gtATCAGGGTAACGATGATAATGCACCAGAATCTACGACCACCGAAGACCACTACACAACTctgttgaagaaaattgaGGAGCGCAAAAAACGCAAGAGTGCAACACAAGAAAACGAAGTTAATAAGGATGGAGTTGACAGCTCGGAGGTGTCAGttgagaagaagaaacgaaagaaacaAAAGCCCTCGACTACCCAGGAAAATGGAGCAAAACGCAAAGATACAACTACTCCAGAACAAATCACCACGTCTTTACAATTCTCTGCTACAGAAGTCAACGACCCTGTAGCTAGCGAACAGCGTGAAAGCTTGACAGAAACCACGAGCTCTACGCAAAAGGCTACTGCAAAGAAACCTGCTTATCTCATTCTCGGATCTGATTCGCACAAGAAAAAACCTGTTATAAAACGTGTCTTACCTGAATGGTTGTCACAACCAGAACTAATTTCTGCTGATGTAAACAGCGGTCCTAGTTTATCTGACTTCAAATCAATTCTAGATTCCGATATAATAGATATTCTCAAGAAAAGTGGAGCGACAAAACTTTTTCCAGTTCAAGCAAACATTATACCATGGCTACTGGAATGTGATAGGCATAGAAAAATGGGCTGGTGGCCTCGAGATGTTTGCATTTCAGCACCTACAGGAAGTG GAAAAACACTTGCATATGTTTTACCAATTATTCAACTGCTAAAACATCGGTTTGTGAGAAAAGTCCGTTGTCTTGTCGTACTCCCAGTCCAGGAGCTAGCTGCACAAGTCTATAAAGTGGTGAAAACATATTCAGAGCATACAAATTTGCGGGTAACATTGCTCTCAAGTGCTGCTACCTTTCagcaagaacaaaaaaaacttgtcaaaCAAG ACGGATCTGGAAAATACATCAGCAAGGTAGATTTCATTGTAACAACGCCTGGTCGCCTGATAGATCACATTGAAAGAACTGAAGGATTTTCACTATCTTCACTTCGATATCTTGTCATTGACGAAGCTGATAAAGCCACGGATTGGCTGCAGCATCTTCCTGCACCACATTGCGGATCAGCTACTCTTAATATATCCAACATTGAGTCAAA GAATCGACCTACTCAGAAGCTATTGTTTAGCGCGACGTTATCTCAGGACCCGGAGAAGCTGAGTAGACTTGGTTTATTTCAACCCAAGTTATTCACATCTGTCCTACCGGAAGACAAAGATATAGATTTAAACTTGGACAAAGCTACCGGAGATTTTGTTGGGCGTTACACTAGTCCGGACGAACTAGTCGAGAAAGCTGTGGAGTGCGAGACTTTGAACAAGCCGCTAGCTCTTTTCCAACTATTAACTGGAAGTGACGAAGTGCAAAGAGCACTGGTATTTACAAACTCAGGAAATACAGCGCATAGATTGGCCCTGTTAATCAATTTATTGGGTAAAAAGAGAGGATTAACCGTGGCAGAAATATCTGCACGTTTGGATCACAAAAAGCGAGAAAGTGTGTTGTCGCAATTCGCACAAGGAGATATTCAAGT GTTGATTAGCTCGGATGCTTTAGCCCGCGGAATGGATATCTCTGGTGTAAATCTAGTCGTTTCCTACGACTTACCGAAACATATCAAAGGTTACATTCACAGATCAGGACGGACAGGTCGAGCCGGTACTCCTGGTACAGCAGTGTCTATTCTAACACCTGCGCAGGTCGCAGCTTTCAGTAAAATGTTGACCAGTGCTCGAAAGAGTGTACCTGTTATTGAGAAAGTGGATCTTGATTCGTTTTCCGAATCTCCTGATTACGAGGAGCATATAGTAAAGCTAAGAGAAATGTTGGAGGAGGAGCAAGTCAACGAGTTGAACCATGTAAAGTCTGTTAAAAGAAGACATAAACGGATACACAAGTAG